The Manis pentadactyla isolate mManPen7 chromosome 12, mManPen7.hap1, whole genome shotgun sequence genome contains the following window.
ATCTAAGAATCAGATAAACCAAGCCCTCAAGTACTATTAGTTATTAGAGAAAAGAATTCTGTGCATGAGTAAATGTGGTCGTTTGAGTAAGTGTTCCTTAGCCAAGTGTTTTCAGACActgataataaatacatattcatgGCTACTGACTGATTTTTTCATGTTACATTGTTTGTATGTTACATGTTACATTCCATATACATGTTACATTATTTACAGAGAACATCAGAACCTCTGTGATTCATTACTGAGAGAAATATTACTGATTACCCATGATAAGGCAACAAAGACGTAAtacaataaggaaactgaagctataATCATTGAAACCCTGTGTAaaagtggagaaaaaaataattagattCATTTGAAACCTTTAGTATTATTGGTTCTGAATTTTGGTAATTGGAGAAAACAAATTCCTCTCTAAATACAAACTGGgttttttctgaattttaaaagcatATGCCTCTTTCAACTTATCTTCTAAGGTTTTTTGTTgttctaattatattttttacaatTGGAATTAATTTCATATTCAGAAAACTAACAGAGCTCTTTCAAAGTTCTCTTGACATTTTAGTTAAATGACCCATAGTATTTCTCAGATGGGCCTATTTGAGAATAGAAACAATAACCTACAAATGAATCCATTCACACAGTAACAGAACCACAAATAAGCCTCAATGCTTTAAACCAGTGGTTCCCACACTCTGGCTTAGACCATGGAGTCATTGTAACTGCACATGACTCAGACTTCACATAAATGCCATCTCTGGAATGGCACTAATTGGGTTTAATTGTCCACTTTCCCATTACTATGGGTGTtatctgtgcctcggtttcctcaacTGTGAAATGGGGTTACCCACCTCAGAGGGTAATTTGGGGATTAAAATGAGATGATGCAGACATACACATGCATTCAATATTAGCTATCATGACATGCTGTTATTTTTCAAATGCACATATGTTTGTGTAAAAGCATTACTGAACTCAcagtatctttctgtcattatgaTTAATGAGTGAAGGACAGCTCCTATCATGTTAGTGTCCTTATATTTGCCTTAAATCACTCGTGGGTGGCTATCTCAAATCTGCCTCTTTTCTTCATCTTGCACAAAGCCCGGTCTCCAGAGCCATGGGCCATGCCACCTCAGTGTCTGAGCCAGTTCTGCTTGAGTCGTAAACTATTCGATCAGCTTCAGACTCCTCCTCCCCACACACCATGGCCTTCACGTTACCTTGCTCTCTCTCCTGAATGCTGACCATTGAGCTCTCTCAGTCTCCCCACTTCACAGTATCCAGAATCTAACTAGACATGGTAGGtgctcccaccccagccctcaaCAGTGTCCCATTCTGCATGAGTATCCTTCTCAAGCCCTGGCCATTTTCTTCTCAATTAAGAATTTTCACTGTCCCAGCAGCTTTAAGCCCATCTATATCCATTTTCTCTATAATGAAGATGTTATTATCTTCATCTGGTAGGTGTTATTACCCCCCAGGGTAGGTGTTATTACCCCCAACTATGAAGACACTGGGACTCAGAGGGATCAAACCATTAGCTCTATGTCACCTAGCAGGTAAATGTTAGAGTCAGGATTCAAGCCCAAGGCTGGCCGACTCCCAGACTGAGTTTTTGCCACTACTCCACTTTACCTTCCTTAAGAACAGAGAGCCACCTGGCGAGATGGATGGGGCCCTTTTCCCGCATTCCCAGCTATAAGTCTGGACTGTTCTTTGCTCCTGCTTATCTGAACCACCATGGTCAGCACCTGCCACTAACACAGCTCCCCTTTCCACATCCTTCATCCATCTTCCCCCATGAATCTGCCCAGGTCCTTCTCTTTTCTGCTGAACAGTAAAGAGGTCACTGTGCCCAGGCTAAGCTATGACAGGATGTGCATGATTTCCTCATGCCTGTGTTTAGAGAAGAAAAACTCACACAGTGATAAATATCTGGATCTGGCACTAACTGAATGGAGGCTGGTGCCTGAGGATGTAAATCATAAATCACTCATTGTACCATAACATTTGTAATTCATATCTTCCTTcaacaaaagaagaaagacaTTTGGGAGCCTGGCTTACTTTTACCTAAGATGTGCTTTGTGCATTAAACAAAAGATTTTGTTTGCGGGTATTTTTAGACTTAACCAGTTTATGAAAAGAGTATGACTAGCTTCAGAAAGTATGATCTGAAAAACAGACTTTGCCTTGCTGTGTTGTTGACAAGGCAAGTCCTTGTTGAAAAGCAAAATTTTACTATTTTCAGTGCACTTATTCTGAAACAAATTATATGCCTGACAAATTGTGGATTGGTTTATCCACTCTTATTGCTTGCTTTGATTTGAAGAATGCAATTCCTACTACTCACAAGCAGGAATTCAGTCTTTTCCTGAGGGCCGGGCAAGGCTTCACATCTGGATTTGTGCTTATACGCTTGGAAGGATTCCCTGCATCAATTAGGTAAAGCTATGCTTTCCTTCTGTTAAATAAAACAATGCCCCAAATCCTGAGCTTTCTAAAGTAAGGTAAGAACTTCAGCTGTACAGCACAAAGAGCATAGAACGTAACGTCCCCAGAGAATATGGTCACTTTTCACTAAAGACTATTTAAAGATGGCCAACTCCTACTTTATGGGGAAATTCTTTTCAATCTTGACAATATTTATATAGAGAGATAGCAgttgccagaaatcattcaaggGAATCTCCACAGTAATTATATTTCGTGCAACTTTGAAAAGTTTTAACTCATTTGGTTCAGCTACATTGTAATAGGTGAATGCTCTGTGTGTGGGTTTTTCTGAGAAACCAGTTTGAAAATAATTGATAGAAGGCAGCAATTTCTAATTACAGCTCTGCCCTTAACACTCAATTATGAGTTAGTGTCATGCATTATTTAGAGAGTCAACCTAGAGAGATTGTTTTAAAGTACTTAAGTATTTACATTTGCATAACCCAGAGGATATTTTCTTTCAGAAGTGGAAAGACAATCCAATCAGCAATTTTACTAAGCCATCTAACCTCTAAAAAGCTTTTCCTGAGAGTGTCTTACCCCTGATTCATGTTGCAATTTCCATTTAGTTTTAAAGCGTTCTAACAGGACTCAGTCTCAGCCGGGGCTGAGGAGTACAGAGCCAACAGTACTGCTTATGCTGGACAAAAAGGCAAGTCTGTCCTTCCTTACCTGAGACTGGGCCTGCAGGGACAGTTTCAGCTCTTCATTGTCCGCAGGGGTCATGCTGGTTTTGCCACAAGATACTTTGTGGAGTTCTTCCCAGCACTCCTGGGGCTTACCCTTGCAAATCAGTCCTAGGAGTCTTGAGCTCTTCGTCCCGCTCACGGCACATTCGTAGAACGTCCCATTGAGCAAAGCCACAGAAAGCCACATTGTGGGAGCCACCAATGAACTCAGAGTGATCTTGCTGAGGACGTAGAAGAAGCGACAGCTATGGCCTCTGGGGAAGATCTTCCTGGGATTCAAACAGAAACCTGTGAAGAGTCTCCAGGACCTGTTGTTTAGAAAGAATCCCAGGATCAGTAACACCCAGGCAGGAGCAAAAAGGAAAACCAGCCCATAGACCATGTTCTCAGTGCTGCAGGGACACTTAAAAGCCACGAGTGAAAAGAGACGCTCACTTCCCACGGCCAGCAGAGCCAGGAAGCTGTAGCCAATAGCAGTCTTCTGGTTaaggaagaattttaaaatcCTCTGAAAAGCATCCATGTTGGAGATGAACAAAGGGAAATGCTTTGTGCTTATTTATTAGCAGAGCAGTTGTGTCGGTGACCGAGGGTGGAGCTCTTTCTTCATTACAAACAACAGTCCTCCTTCTCAGACTGAATTCAGCCAGATAAGGAAACAATGTCATTCCCTAGGAATGAATATTTCCCAACCCCGTTCAGATAATGCCTCCTACTGGTGGATACTGGGCCATGAAACTAGAGGCAAAACACTGAGAACTAGAGTAAATTTAAAAGGCACAGCCTCCATTTTCAGTTGCCATGCACTTGATTGAGAATCTGAAAGAAATTCTGATTCTCAAAGAAATTCTTactctcaataaaataaaaaaaaattagtttaagAATTTTCCAGCCAGCAGAATCAGCATTAGCAGAAATGGGTCTCAGTCAATTGCTTTGGAGCCAAATCAAGTCTCAAAGTCTGGAGGTCCAtgatgtttattttctcttgctaCTCAAAACTACTATTTTTGCTACTTCAGCTTAAGATATGgaagatttattttatatattttaaaactgactAGCATTAGAGACTTGAACCAAATTTTAGGATTTGGACTATTTGAAATTTATATTGAAAAGTTTAGGGAGAGTTTGAGTTTTGAAAGACAAAATGAGAAAGATACTCTTCATTTCTTCCCTACACTATCATGGTAACTTCTTATTTTAGCCTCTGATCTCATGCCCACCCTAACCCTCAACCCTAAATCCATCCTCCATGATGATGCAAAGAATatctctttaaaatggaaattcaatTCTGCCCTAGCTGATTCACACATCTGGGGCTCCCTGCTGCCCATATTGATAGATGCAACCTCCTCTGAACCTCACCATGGTATTACACATCCGTGACATGTTCCCTCCACTTAAAATAACCCCCTACCCTGCCCTACCTTGTCCACCCAACAAACTCTTACTCAATATTCATAAGCAGGATAGACATCTTCCTCTGGAAATATTTTCAGGGTTACTTCCTAGCATATAACATTGAACTTGCCAGACTTATCATACAATTGTAGTTATTTGTTTAATATCTGCAACCCCCTTTTGACCATGAGCTCTTATGAAACAGGAACTACTTCTTATTAACTATTGTACTCTGGGTCTAATAGTGGTGTCAAACAGAGAATGGATGCTCATTCAATAATCTGTTTTTCAAATAGTTATTAAACTcccactgtgtgcctggcactatGATAGGCAGGCAGTACTCAGTcagtaataaatgaatgaatgaatgaatgtatgatgAACATTTTAGTACTTCTACTTATAAATCATTTAAGGTAATTGTTTCTATTTCTGAGCTACActgctcttaatttttaaaattgaattaattAAGGCACTTGAAAGACTACAACAATCAAGCTAACAAATTTCCATTAATAAATTTCAAATTCCAGGCCAATGCATTTTGTGAAAAAGAAGTGCCTGGGACTAGAAACCAAGGAGCTAAGTTATTGTATAATCTTGGCCATGTCATTTCACTTCTCTGAATCCCAGTTTACTCATTTGTGAAACTGGATGTATAAAAGAAATAGTTTCCAAGGTTTCCACAATTTCTACATTGTAAAATTCTTTAAACCCTTTAAGAGAGCAGACATTTTTGAGACGTTATTTCATGACTCATTTATGTGCCTCCCACCAACTACCACTTGCTCCTTCGCAAAGACTTTTCATCCTTAGTGATACGACTCCCATTACTTCCCAAAACACACTCTTGGGTCTAATCTTCCCAGAGCACCCTCTGCTCTATCACCTTCCTATCTGGTAGATGTATCTTAGGTCCATTCTAATTCAGGATCTTATCCTTTACTAGGCTCACTGACAACCATCATGCTAGTATGTTCATGattaataatactttaatttctgTAATTTGTTACCCTcctaaagaatatttatttttgaaaaaggtTTTTTGAACTAATGCTTCAACTATTTCATAAACCATATTGTACCCACAGAAAACTAGTCCCTTAGGATATTCGATAAGAATAAAAGGGGTTAAGACTTGCACAAGGCAGAGAggatcagtaaattccaaagctAAGTGTGAGCCTAGATTTCCTGATGACAAACTCCATGTGCCTAATCATTGTATCGCATGACTGAACAGGGTATTTGAGTGCCCTACTAATAGATATTTGTTCTAGATCAAGTTTGAGtaaattttttccccttctttattAGGTTGCTTTCAAGATGTACTTGGGAGTTACACCAAGTGTGACCTGTAATAATTCAAGCAGAAATGAATTTTCCCTGATTCTAGACAAGAATCCTCTGGTGGAGTTTGTGGAGGAGCTCCCTGCTGGGcgatcttctctgtgctactgcAATTTACTTTGTGGCATTATCAGAGGTGCCCTGGAAATGGTAAAGCACATATTTCATTTTGCTTGTATACTCATTATctaatgctgtgtaacaaattacccccaaatAGAGCCACTTcaaacaacaaatgtttactATCTCACATGGTTTCTGAGCATCAGAAATCTAGGAGCAGCTTTGCTAGATGGCTGTGGCTTGGAGCCTTTCACAGCTAAATACGCATGCAGTCAAGCTCTTGGTTGGGGCTGCAGTCTCTGAAGACTTGACCAAGGCTGGAGAACCAATTTTCAGGCTAGTTCATATGGCTTCCATGTCTTGCTAGCAGTTGGCTAGAGGCTTCAGGAAGTTTCTTGCCACATAGGCCTCTTTGTAGCTCTAATCACAACAGGTGCAGCCAAACCTGGGGCAGTGTGGGAGGGCACCACCTGAGGGTGTGAATAACAGGGGTGGGGACCATTGAGGGCTCTCTTGGAGGCTGGCCTTCACACTGTATTGTTCATTGATTTGACTAAGACAATGATCAGCATGTGAAGAGGCACTGAACATACAAAGATGAACAACACCATTGCTGCCCTTCAAGAATCTTCTCTCCAGTAGAGAAGTCAGATGTGTAAAGAAGTATGATTAAGGGAGGACCTGGGGTAGGGTAGGAGGATGAAGGGATGATGTCCTAGAGAAACTCTAAGCTGGCATTTGGAGGATAAATAGGAGTGAGGTTAAGGCCTTGGGGTAAGGAAGGCAGGGGAAACTAATATTCCAAGTAATAGAAGACATCAAAGGCACAACAATATGTTTGATTCAAGGAACTAGGAACTTCAATTAGTTCAATATGAGTGACATGCAGATTGAGAAAATTATTGTCATGAGAAAGGAAGTTTAAATTCTTTACAGaagcctgatttttaaaaaagggatttATATATGACAAGCCTAGGAATTGGgatttttaaatggaaagcaATAGAGACTTATTATAGGTTTATAAACAAGGGAATGATATTTTGAAATCAacattctaggaattttatgcctttgtcagCAAAGTGAAAGTGTATTGGTAGGTACAATGCTGCAGGGAGGGAGAGCAGTTGATGAGGGTAACCTCAGGAAAAATCAGAATAAAGCCCTGATAGTAGTAGTGGAGAGGAGAAGACTGATTTGATCAACAGTAAGAATGTAGAAGAGACTTAAGACTTGGTTATCATTTGACTAAAAGGGATAagattgagaaaaaaaaagattcaggaATTATTTTTAGGATTTGAGCAATACATAAGGATGATGGCACAATTAACCAAGAGAGCAAAGCCAGGAGGAGTACACCGGGGCTtgggagaggcagagtgaggagcTCACTTTCAAAGCCGTAGGGATGGGATGtctgacacacacacaagtgGCCATGTCCAGCAAGCAGCTGTTAGAGATTTCTGGAAGTCACAGAGATGCAAACCAAAGAGGCATTGGAGCTGTCAGAGAATGTCTAGGGAGAGtgtcaaggaagaagtaaaaggaGTCACAGATGGAACCCTACGAAGAAACAATATCAGTAGACGGGAGAGAGAGTACACAGGCTGCAAAGGACACAAACAAGGAGGAATCAGATGAGGGAAAAATACCAGGGAAAAATGGAGCCACACAAAGGCCGAGAATATTGCAAGAAGAGGGGGTGACTCACAAGATCAAGGATAGCAGAGAGGCTAAGTTAAAGCCTGAAAGATATTCACAATTTGTAAGGACTAAAAAGTCAAGAAAGACCTTGGTAAAAGCTTTTTGGGGATGTGCAGGAAGAAGATAATCTGTCAAAGACTCATGAGCCAAGGGCAGCTTAAAAAGAGGTTATAGTCAAATAAGTCTCATTTTTCCAAAAGTATAACTATTAAGAAATGTGGGACCAGAGAGTAGCCAAAGGCTAGACATGTGTTGGCCTATTAATGAGGCAGCCATATAATTCTTATTTATGAGTGGTAATTATGGGAAGGATATAGTTACAGTTaatccaaaagaacaaaataatataaataatgtattatTCACACAGATCCTTCATGCTTCTACCCTATTTTTCAGGCTTTTCTTAACAACTGATAGCCATGAAGTCAAGAAAGGGCAATGAAACTGTTCTGAGAGCTTACTGGCAAAGGGATGAACCATAAAACCAAGTCAAAAATAGGATGAAGAAGGTCTGCAGCTTTCACGGCTGACAGTTCATTATATATATCGAATGACAAAGAGATATCAGGCCTCATGTGGCCCCAAATACCCAAGTAGCTTCAATGTAGATTCCTtgttattttaattgattttctgttacattttaacaaagacaaagaaaatcttTAGCAGGGGAGAATGAGGGTTAATTTAGCTTCTATATTTCAAAATGCAGTCTGTATCTTTCTACTGGGTGGTAGGTGGGCTTCACAAAGGCAAGGGTTTTGTACCCTCCATGAGTTGGGTAATTTGGCACAACAAAGTCTGTGGTTTAACAAATACGGATGGGTGGGTCAAGGGATTCTCAGTAAGAGAGGGGAGTGGGTCAAATAAGATTCAATAAATAGTAATTAATTGCCTACTAGACCCAGGCTTTTTCACTCATTATGTGCTTTCACTAGGTACTTTTGCTTATTTATCTTATTCATCTCAATGAGTTAAATAGCTGAACGGATACTCTATTGAAGATAGATCAGCAATATGCTGCTTTTaagtgaatatattttaatgaatagAGAAGTAACCCCAAGGGCTTCAATGTCTGGGAAATGGGAAATGCTTTACGGTGGAAGAGAAGGCCTGGCTTTCAAATATTCATGTCTATAATTTTaatctttaattttatatttataatttatttaatcaatatTTTTCCAAAGCTCTCAAAGCCTTAAGTGATTGCTAAATGTTGTGAGGACACATGATTATGTTATTTAGCTCATGACAGAATGATTTATAGCAAGTCAGTTGGAGAGGAATCAGTTAAGAATCCATTTATCCTTGGAAATTCCACTTGGCAAGGCACACTGGGTCAAGGCTCTCTTTGAGTTGGAAATTTGTGTTCTTCTTGAGATGGATCCATGTTCAGCCCTGCACTGTGAGCAACAATGGGCCCATTTGGCTGGTCTTGCAGC
Protein-coding sequences here:
- the CALHM5 gene encoding calcium homeostasis modulator protein 5, encoding MDAFQRILKFFLNQKTAIGYSFLALLAVGSERLFSLVAFKCPCSTENMVYGLVFLFAPAWVLLILGFFLNNRSWRLFTGFCLNPRKIFPRGHSCRFFYVLSKITLSSLVAPTMWLSVALLNGTFYECAVSGTKSSRLLGLICKGKPQECWEELHKVSCGKTSMTPADNEELKLSLQAQSQILGWCLICSASFLSLLTICYARCRSKVSYLQRSFWKMYAQKEKEHLENTFLDYANKLSERNLKCFFENKRPDIFPMPTFAAWEAASEMHSFHQSRQHYSTLHKVVEDGLDLSPEDDETTMVLVGTAHNV